Proteins encoded by one window of Torulaspora delbrueckii CBS 1146 chromosome 2, complete genome:
- the RLP7 gene encoding Rlp7p (similar to Saccharomyces cerevisiae RLP7 (YNL002C); ancestral locus Anc_1.401), with protein MDHIEQYSRMELNSTPEVLLRKRRNAERTKVEKQQAAREKQAVLQKQRRQRKHRFVRPETIVATTLATTREKERVRRVSKLTAKKAREGAAHLPSDRDYILKITEKPANEVDENDEDDDQLVREKKVYDGEPALLFVVRVRGPTAVNIPHKAFKVLSLLRLVSTNTGVFVKLTDKVYPLLKIIAPYVVIGRPSLSSIRSLLQKRSTVLHQGEQDTEPREIALNDNNIVEERLGDHGVICLEDIIHEIATLGDSFSQCTFFLQPFKLNREISGFSALTRLKKIKQKEQSLKTRQFSNAATAPVIEIDIDSLIARLN; from the coding sequence ATGGACCATATAGAACAGTACAGCAGGATGGAACTGAATTCGACCCCAGAGGTGCTATTGCGTAAGCGCAGAAATGCTGAAAGAACTAAGGTAGAGAAGCAGCAGGCTGCTAGGGAAAAGCAAGCTGTATTGCAAAAGCAACGTAGACAACGTAAGCACCGCTTTGTTAGACCAGAGACTATTGTGGCCACAACGTTGGCTACTACCCGTGAAAAGGAGCGTGTGCGTAGAGTCTCGAAGTTGACTGCCAAGAAGGCTAGGGAAGGTGCGGCACATTTGCCTTCTGATAGGGATTATATTCTCAAGATCACTGAGAAGCCAGCCAACGAAGTGGATGAGaatgacgaagatgacgacCAATTGGTGCGTGAAAAGAAAGTTTATGACGGCGAGCCTGCTCTGTTGTTTGTTGTACGTGTTAGGGGTCCCACAGCGGTTAATATTCCACATAAGGCTTTTAAAGTGCTAAGTCTGCTGAGATTAGTCTCTACAAACACTGGTGTCTTTGTTAAATTGACCGATAAAGTTTACCCTTTGCTGAAGATAATTGCTCCTTATGTCGTTATCGGTAGACCGTCTTTGTCATCGATCCGTTCGCTATTGCAAAAGAGAAGTACAGTGCTTCATCAAGGAGAACAAGATACCGAACCTCGTGAGATAGCTTTGAATGACAATAACATTGTCGAGGAAAGACTAGGAGATCACGGTGTTATCTgtcttgaagatatcattCATGAGATAGCTACACTGGGCGATTCATTCTCTCAGTgtaccttcttcttgcaacCTTTCAAGCTAAACAGAGAGATTTCTGGGTTCAGCGCTCTGACACGtttaaagaagatcaaacaaAAGGAACAGTCACTCAAGACCCGCCAATTTTCTAACGCTGCCACTGCGCCAGTCATCGAAATCGATATTGACTCTCTCATCGCTAGGCTCAACTGA
- the LEU2 gene encoding 3-isopropylmalate dehydrogenase (similar to Saccharomyces cerevisiae LEU2 (YCL018W); ancestral locus Anc_1.402) translates to MSKNIVVLPGDHVGQEITEEAIKVLKAISEVRPNATFNFQHHLIGGAAIDATGVPLPDEALEASKKADAVLLGAVGGPKWGTGAVRPEQGLLKIRKELQLYANLRPCNFASDSLLELSPLKAQYAQGTDFVVVRELVGGIYFGERKEDEGDGVAWDSEQYSVPEVQRITRMAAFLALQHNPPLPIWSLDKANVLASSRLWRKTVEKTIKEEFPTLSVNHQLIDSAAMILVKNPTQLNGIIITSNMFGDIISDEASVIPGSLGLLPSASLASLPDTNTAFGLYEPCHGSAPDLAKGKVNPVATILSAAMMLKLSLNMVEEGVAIEKAVKKVLDDGIRTGDLGGSNSTSEVGDAVAKAVKEFLA, encoded by the coding sequence ATGAGCAAGAACATCGTTGTGTTACCAGGTGACCATGTCGGTCAAGAGATTACAGAAGAGGCCATTAAAGTACTAAAGGCCATCTCTGAAGTTCGCCCTAATGCGACTTTCAACTTCCAACATCACTTGATTGGTGGTGCTGCCATTGACGCTACAGGTGTTCCACTACCAGATGAAGCCCTTGAAGCCTCCAAGAAGGCCGATGCTGTCCTGCTCGGTGCTGTTGGTGGTCCAAAATGGGGTACCGGCGCTGTCAGACCAGAACAAGGTCTACTAAAAATCCGTAAGGAATTGCAATTGTACGCTAACTTAAGGCCATGTAACTTTGCCTCCGACTCTTTATTGGAATTGTCACCTTTGAAGGCTCAATACGCCCAGGGTACCGATTTTGTGGTTGTTAGAGAATTGGTTGGTGGTATTTACTTCGGTGAAAGaaaagaggatgaaggtGATGGTGTTGCCTGGGACAGTGAACAATACTCTGTACCTGAGGTGCAAAGAATTACCAGAATGGCCGCTTTCTTGGCCTTGCAACACAACCCTCCATTGCCAATCTGGTCCCTAGACAAGGCTAACGTCCTTGCTTCTTCCCGTCTATGGAGAAAGACCGTCGAAAAAACCATTAAGGAAGAATTTCCAACTTTGTCAGTTAAccatcaattgatcgacTCTGCTGCTATGATTTTGGTCAAGAACCCAACGCAATTGAACGGTATCATTATCACCTCCAACATGTTCGGTGATATCATCTCTGATGAAGCCTCTGTGATCCCAGGTTCCTTGGGTCTTCTACCGTCTGCATCTTTGGCCTCGTTGCCAGATACTAACACAGCTTTTGGTCTTTACGAACCTTGTCATGGATCTGCTCCAGATTTGGCTAAGGGTAAAGTGAACCCAGTCGCCACTATCCTATCGGCAGCAATGATGTTGAAGCTCTCGCTAAACATGGTCGAAGAAGGTGTTGCAATCGAAAAGGCAGTTAAgaaagttcttgatgatgGTATCAGAACTGGTGACTTGGGTGGTTCTAACAGCACTTCTGAAGTCGGTGACGCTGTTGCTAAAGCCGTTAAAGAATTCTTGGCCTAG